A window of Pirellula sp. SH-Sr6A contains these coding sequences:
- a CDS encoding metallophosphoesterase family protein, which produces MERTVVIGDIHGCLDAFNALIEAIEPSSNDTIVTVGDYVDRGPNSKGVIDRLLELREVCQLVSLRGNHEDMMLEVLRGEVPPFSWLNHGGVQTMDSYGFVGDLNCVPRSHRDFLENLPNFFENDTHFVVHANYDPDLPLDEQPDDLLRWVKLTQEVPGPHMSGKRAIVGHTHDREGRIIELPHLICIDTYCYGGKWLTAMELETGRVWQADPYGNLLTPPAP; this is translated from the coding sequence ATGGAAAGAACGGTTGTTATTGGGGACATTCACGGATGCTTGGACGCATTCAACGCTCTCATTGAGGCGATCGAACCATCCTCGAACGACACGATTGTTACGGTTGGTGATTATGTCGACCGCGGGCCAAATTCCAAAGGGGTCATCGACCGGCTGCTGGAATTGCGCGAAGTCTGCCAGTTGGTGTCATTGAGAGGAAATCATGAGGATATGATGCTCGAAGTCCTCCGGGGGGAAGTCCCCCCGTTTTCCTGGTTGAACCACGGCGGTGTCCAGACGATGGACTCTTACGGATTTGTCGGGGATCTCAACTGCGTCCCGCGCAGCCACCGCGATTTTCTCGAAAACCTGCCGAACTTCTTTGAAAACGACACTCATTTTGTGGTCCACGCGAATTATGACCCCGACCTCCCGCTCGACGAGCAACCGGACGATCTGCTCCGTTGGGTCAAACTGACGCAGGAAGTCCCCGGTCCCCACATGTCTGGAAAGCGAGCAATCGTTGGCCACACGCACGATCGCGAAGGGAGGATCATCGAGCTGCCGCATCTGATTTGCATCGACACGTATTGCTACGGCGGCAAATGGCTCACAGCGATGGAACTGGAAACGGGGCGGGTCTGGCAAGCCGATCCATATGGCAACCTCTTAACGCCACCTGCTCCATGA
- a CDS encoding helix-turn-helix domain-containing protein has product MSISTLLQSRVKELDISVSDLARRSGVSRATVIRILAGKDEHYSVSNLQAILSALGMTLDFVAIPAEEFKDSVATQKARRLIALTQGNVALESQAVTAKSAEQYLNVTKARIASSRRKLWAS; this is encoded by the coding sequence ATGTCGATTTCGACGTTACTTCAAAGCCGGGTCAAAGAACTCGATATTTCGGTTTCCGACCTTGCACGGCGCAGTGGTGTATCACGGGCAACAGTGATTCGGATTCTCGCTGGAAAGGACGAGCATTACTCGGTCTCTAACCTCCAGGCCATTCTCTCAGCGCTCGGAATGACACTGGATTTCGTAGCGATTCCAGCGGAGGAGTTCAAGGATTCGGTAGCCACGCAAAAGGCTCGGCGGTTAATCGCACTTACGCAGGGAAACGTCGCCTTGGAGTCGCAGGCCGTCACCGCAAAGTCAGCAGAGCAGTATTTGAATGTGACCAAGGCGAGGATCGCATCGTCCAGGCGAAAGCTTTGGGCTTCCTAA
- a CDS encoding acyl-CoA thioesterase, with protein sequence MTSEPPSSPPEHITPLRVRYCEIDGQGRVHNSQYLNYFERGRVEMLRSFGISYKEIEKSGLMLVVKSMQVEFHSPAEFDEELELVTSLNHSYGARIDHGYRIVRPPESDLSRSIGPIVVTGTSSIACVDRTGKVRRLPKELQLFRSLSGD encoded by the coding sequence ATGACTTCAGAGCCACCATCGTCACCCCCGGAACATATCACTCCCCTGCGCGTGCGGTATTGCGAGATCGACGGCCAAGGCCGAGTGCATAACTCGCAGTATTTGAATTACTTCGAACGGGGGCGAGTCGAAATGCTGCGCAGCTTCGGAATCTCTTACAAGGAAATCGAGAAGTCTGGATTGATGCTCGTCGTCAAATCCATGCAAGTCGAGTTTCACTCCCCCGCCGAGTTCGATGAAGAATTAGAATTGGTGACTTCATTGAACCACAGCTACGGAGCGAGGATCGACCATGGATACCGAATTGTACGCCCCCCCGAATCCGATCTATCCCGATCGATTGGCCCTATCGTCGTTACGGGAACTAGCAGTATTGCCTGCGTCGACCGAACCGGCAAAGTTCGCCGTCTGCCGAAAGAGCTACAGTTGTTTCGCAGCCTCTCGGGGGATTGA
- a CDS encoding prolyl oligopeptidase family serine peptidase, whose product MEFNLSRWVTYAVAIAFSSAHFLYLNPVTMSQEIESNPSDPYVWLEDVTGEKAIEWVKSKNEVTLSKLASSSEFKQLESDLLAILDSNERIPFVSKNGEYYYNFWRDKTNVRGLWRRTTLAEYKKKDPKWEILLDLDQLAKEENENWVWKGASLLRPNYDLALITLSRGGADADVTREFNIPSRGFVKDGFQRPEAKGGMSWIDRDHVFIQTDFGPNSMTESGYPRIAKRWKRGTPLESAEIVYEGKAEDMSISAFHDDSPGFERNYVSRTIAFYNDELFVLDDNAKLIKVDAPNTANKSVFRGTLAIELREDWDLGDKVYKAGSLLFTKLDDFLAGNGTLEVIFEPSESTALASIGFTKDHAILKVLDDVKDKLFVLTPSRKGWQRATMVGAPSFGTIGVTAVDPDESNEYFMTSTDYLTPTTLYMGKIGSEPEKLKELPSFFDAKGLKISQHFAKSNDGTRVPYFMVAREDIEPNSKNPTLLYGYGGFEISLQPSYSASVGRAWTSQGGVYVVANIRGGGEYGPRWHKAALKANRHRAYEDFAAVAEDLIARKVTSPDHLGIQGGSNGGLLMGNMVALYPDLFQAVVCQVPLLDMQRYNKLLAGASWMAEYGNPDIPAEWSFIKTFSPYHNVSPDRKYPNVLFTTSTRDDRVHPGHARKMMAKMEQQGHSVLYYENIEGGHGGAANNKQSAFMQALAYTFLRKQLFPTK is encoded by the coding sequence ATGGAATTCAATCTCTCGCGATGGGTCACCTATGCTGTCGCCATCGCTTTTTCTTCTGCCCACTTCCTCTATCTGAACCCCGTGACGATGTCGCAAGAAATCGAATCCAACCCTTCCGATCCTTATGTCTGGCTCGAAGACGTTACGGGCGAAAAAGCTATCGAATGGGTGAAGTCCAAAAACGAGGTAACGCTCTCCAAGCTTGCGAGCTCCTCCGAATTCAAACAGCTTGAATCCGATTTGCTTGCGATCCTGGACTCGAATGAGCGGATCCCATTCGTCTCCAAAAATGGAGAGTACTACTACAACTTTTGGCGTGACAAAACCAACGTTCGCGGGCTTTGGCGGCGAACAACGTTAGCGGAGTACAAGAAAAAGGATCCGAAGTGGGAAATCCTGCTGGATTTGGATCAGCTGGCGAAGGAAGAGAACGAGAACTGGGTTTGGAAGGGAGCAAGCCTTCTGCGCCCCAATTACGACTTGGCCCTGATCACTCTTTCTAGAGGTGGGGCGGACGCCGATGTCACGCGTGAATTCAACATCCCCTCGCGTGGGTTTGTGAAGGATGGCTTTCAGCGACCGGAAGCGAAGGGTGGCATGAGTTGGATCGACCGAGACCATGTCTTTATTCAGACCGATTTCGGCCCCAATTCCATGACAGAATCGGGCTACCCTAGAATTGCCAAACGATGGAAACGTGGTACGCCCCTGGAATCGGCTGAAATAGTCTATGAGGGGAAGGCGGAAGACATGTCTATTTCCGCTTTTCATGATGACTCTCCCGGGTTCGAGCGAAACTACGTCTCGCGTACCATCGCTTTCTACAACGACGAGCTCTTCGTCTTGGACGATAATGCAAAGTTGATCAAAGTGGATGCTCCGAATACCGCGAACAAATCGGTGTTCCGAGGTACTTTGGCAATTGAACTGCGCGAGGATTGGGACCTGGGTGACAAAGTCTACAAAGCTGGGTCGCTCCTCTTCACCAAACTGGACGACTTCCTCGCGGGGAACGGGACGCTCGAAGTCATTTTCGAACCCTCCGAATCCACTGCCTTGGCAAGCATCGGTTTCACTAAGGATCATGCCATCCTCAAAGTCCTGGACGATGTGAAGGACAAACTTTTTGTGCTTACTCCGAGTCGCAAAGGCTGGCAACGCGCGACGATGGTAGGTGCCCCTAGCTTTGGAACGATCGGTGTCACCGCAGTCGATCCCGACGAATCCAATGAGTACTTTATGACGAGTACCGACTACCTAACGCCGACCACTCTTTATATGGGCAAAATCGGATCGGAACCGGAAAAGCTCAAAGAGCTGCCCTCTTTCTTCGACGCAAAGGGTCTCAAGATCTCCCAACACTTCGCCAAGAGCAATGATGGGACTCGCGTTCCGTACTTCATGGTCGCTCGCGAGGACATTGAGCCCAATAGCAAGAACCCTACATTGCTATATGGTTACGGCGGATTTGAAATCTCCCTGCAGCCCAGCTATAGCGCTTCGGTGGGACGGGCTTGGACATCGCAAGGAGGCGTGTATGTCGTCGCGAATATCCGTGGCGGAGGCGAATACGGCCCCCGTTGGCACAAAGCGGCCTTGAAGGCAAATCGTCATCGCGCTTACGAAGATTTTGCCGCGGTCGCAGAAGACCTCATCGCTCGGAAAGTTACTTCCCCCGATCATCTCGGCATCCAAGGCGGTTCGAACGGTGGACTCTTGATGGGAAACATGGTTGCACTCTACCCTGATCTATTCCAAGCGGTCGTATGCCAAGTCCCTTTGTTGGACATGCAGCGCTACAACAAACTCCTCGCTGGAGCGTCATGGATGGCAGAATACGGAAACCCCGATATTCCGGCGGAGTGGTCCTTTATCAAAACGTTCTCGCCGTATCACAACGTTTCGCCGGATCGCAAGTATCCGAACGTTCTCTTTACCACCTCGACTCGAGACGACCGTGTTCATCCTGGACATGCTCGCAAGATGATGGCAAAGATGGAACAGCAGGGGCACTCCGTTCTCTACTATGAGAATATCGAAGGTGGACACGGAGGAGCAGCGAACAATAAGCAATCCGCGTTCATGCAGGCGCTCGCCTATACATTCCTCCGAAAGCAATTGTTCCCGACAAAGTAG
- a CDS encoding IS1380 family transposase, with translation MKSSFAKRIGARKKQILKRLAVARENRFSRGISNPNPVLATNSVKYELADRTHAISYAGVSAMLKLAGHVGLTDAINHRVQLLKSHAPYHESDHVLAMVMNVLCNGTRLEHLERLRNDSTFLDAIGADSIPDPTTAGDFCRRFHQSDIDSLMQAINEARINVWRQQDDAFFDQALIDVDGVIVATTAECKEGMDISYKGSWGYHPLLVSLANTKEVLAIVNRSGSVHSAHNAAAYLDKAICTCIAGGFRRIRMRGDCKFSQTEYLDGWDALGVRFQFGYEARANLKEIADNLDASAWKKLTRALPKNKTNETRTKPTNVKRQIIRERNYVHLELLHEEVAEFEYQPNACEKTYRMVVVRKNVSKEQGDVRLIDEIRYFFYISNDMPSVSSEDIVFGCNDRCDQENLIAQLSGGVRSLCAPVDNLESNWAYMVITSIAWNLKSWSALLTPVVTGQEQEHQAEKKRLLTMEFKTFLSVFIHVPCQILRHARKTIHRLLNWTDYTSAFFRLCAVLNL, from the coding sequence GTGAAGTCAAGTTTCGCAAAACGTATCGGTGCACGCAAGAAGCAAATCCTGAAAAGGCTCGCAGTAGCAAGGGAGAATCGCTTCTCTCGTGGTATCTCGAATCCGAATCCCGTTCTCGCTACCAACTCTGTCAAATACGAACTTGCTGATCGCACCCATGCCATCAGCTACGCTGGTGTCTCCGCCATGCTCAAGCTCGCCGGGCATGTCGGATTGACCGATGCCATCAATCATCGTGTCCAACTCTTAAAGTCACATGCTCCTTATCATGAATCCGACCACGTCCTCGCGATGGTTATGAATGTTCTATGCAACGGAACGAGGCTGGAGCATTTGGAGCGTCTTCGAAACGATTCGACATTCCTCGATGCGATCGGTGCCGATTCGATTCCTGATCCAACCACGGCAGGCGATTTCTGCCGTCGATTCCATCAATCCGACATCGACTCCCTGATGCAAGCTATTAACGAAGCCAGGATCAACGTATGGAGACAACAGGATGATGCGTTCTTTGACCAAGCCCTTATCGATGTCGATGGCGTTATCGTGGCAACTACAGCCGAGTGCAAAGAAGGAATGGATATCTCGTACAAGGGGAGTTGGGGATACCACCCTTTGCTGGTCAGCTTAGCCAACACCAAAGAAGTACTTGCGATTGTGAATCGCAGCGGTTCGGTTCACAGCGCTCACAACGCGGCAGCCTACTTAGATAAGGCGATCTGCACTTGTATCGCTGGAGGCTTCCGGCGCATTCGAATGCGAGGGGACTGCAAGTTCTCGCAGACGGAGTATCTCGACGGATGGGACGCCCTGGGAGTACGCTTCCAGTTCGGTTATGAGGCGCGAGCGAATCTGAAGGAAATCGCAGACAACTTGGATGCGTCGGCATGGAAGAAACTCACCCGCGCCTTGCCAAAAAACAAGACCAATGAAACTCGTACCAAACCCACCAATGTCAAACGCCAAATCATTCGGGAACGCAATTACGTCCATCTGGAGTTACTACATGAGGAAGTGGCCGAGTTCGAATACCAACCCAACGCCTGCGAGAAAACGTATCGAATGGTGGTTGTTCGGAAGAACGTCTCCAAAGAGCAGGGCGATGTTCGGCTCATCGACGAGATCCGCTACTTCTTTTACATCAGCAACGACATGCCCTCGGTATCGAGCGAGGACATTGTTTTTGGCTGCAATGACCGATGCGACCAAGAAAATTTGATAGCACAACTCTCCGGTGGAGTTCGATCGCTGTGCGCTCCGGTGGACAATTTGGAAAGCAACTGGGCGTATATGGTGATAACGAGTATTGCGTGGAACCTAAAATCCTGGTCTGCACTACTGACCCCCGTGGTGACTGGTCAAGAGCAAGAACATCAAGCAGAAAAGAAACGGCTCCTAACAATGGAATTTAAAACGTTTCTGTCCGTGTTCATTCATGTGCCATGCCAAATTCTACGACATGCCAGGAAAACGATTCATCGGCTCCTGAACTGGACGGACTACACATCAGCATTCTTCCGATTGTGTGCTGTGCTCAATCTGTAG
- a CDS encoding Fic family protein — MCCYFVKPQKHREVSGFFTKISNELNQASLDRGLDLHREMLGSIWSWAGQFRTTQKNIGVSPSIVAAELGVIAIEAETRHNESGDLVIATAAEFHHRAVWVHPFEDGNGRWARLLANIWLMQHGQPVTIWPATDLRNTESPIRGEYIAAMKQADMRNYGPLVDLHKKFSE; from the coding sequence ATTTGTTGTTACTTCGTTAAACCGCAAAAACACCGGGAGGTTTCAGGTTTTTTTACGAAAATCTCAAACGAACTCAACCAAGCTTCGCTTGATCGAGGACTAGATCTGCATCGAGAAATGCTAGGGTCGATTTGGAGTTGGGCGGGTCAATTCCGAACCACCCAAAAGAACATTGGCGTGAGCCCTAGCATCGTTGCCGCTGAACTCGGCGTCATTGCAATCGAAGCGGAGACGCGTCATAACGAATCCGGCGATCTCGTCATCGCGACTGCTGCCGAGTTCCATCATCGCGCAGTTTGGGTTCATCCGTTTGAGGATGGCAACGGTCGCTGGGCGAGACTCCTCGCGAATATCTGGTTGATGCAACACGGCCAACCGGTGACCATCTGGCCTGCCACCGACCTCCGCAACACGGAAAGCCCGATTCGAGGTGAGTACATTGCTGCTATGAAGCAAGCTGATATGAGAAACTACGGACCACTCGTAGATCTTCATAAAAAGTTCAGCGAGTAA
- a CDS encoding IS3 family transposase, which produces MEQLQAKFSVSERRACRVLDQPRSTQRFVGQPKDDDARLTKKILDCVRERPRWGYRRITQLLRRSGELINVKRVYRLWKAAGLKVPRKSRLKRATGEKENACHLQPAGCKNDIWSWDFVQASTVGGKTIRFLNIVDEYTRVCLSIKASRSITSEDAIDTLAELFAMLGVPKRIRSDNGPEFISAAIKRWLSSLGIEVLYIEPGSPWQNGGCESFNSKLRDEYLSQTELLSEQDARLKARAWQNDFNEKRPHSSLGYLTPSEFARLCGASPSLAPANHHNEMATPLPTT; this is translated from the coding sequence GTGGAACAGCTCCAAGCGAAGTTCTCTGTATCGGAACGTCGTGCCTGTCGAGTGCTCGATCAACCGCGATCGACGCAACGATTTGTGGGGCAGCCCAAGGATGATGATGCGCGGCTGACGAAGAAGATATTGGATTGTGTCCGTGAGCGACCACGCTGGGGTTACCGGCGCATCACACAGTTGTTGCGTCGCAGTGGTGAACTGATCAATGTGAAGCGAGTCTATCGCCTTTGGAAAGCAGCAGGCTTGAAAGTACCAAGAAAAAGCAGACTAAAGCGAGCCACTGGGGAAAAGGAAAACGCTTGTCACTTGCAGCCTGCGGGCTGTAAGAACGATATTTGGAGCTGGGACTTCGTTCAAGCCTCGACGGTTGGTGGCAAGACGATTCGCTTCTTGAACATCGTTGACGAATACACTCGGGTGTGCCTGAGCATCAAGGCAAGCCGGAGCATTACAAGTGAGGATGCGATTGACACGTTGGCGGAGCTATTCGCCATGCTTGGAGTACCTAAGCGGATTCGAAGTGATAACGGCCCAGAGTTCATATCAGCGGCGATCAAGCGTTGGCTGTCGTCGCTGGGGATCGAGGTGCTGTACATCGAGCCTGGTTCACCTTGGCAAAACGGAGGCTGCGAGAGCTTCAACAGCAAACTACGAGATGAATACCTGAGCCAGACCGAACTGTTGAGCGAACAAGATGCACGACTCAAGGCGAGGGCTTGGCAAAACGACTTCAACGAGAAGCGTCCGCACAGTTCGCTGGGCTACTTAACCCCCTCGGAGTTCGCGCGTCTTTGTGGAGCTTCGCCTTCGCTCGCTCCAGCGAACCACCACAACGAGATGGCTACGCCATTACCAACTACCTAA
- a CDS encoding transposase — protein sequence MTRKRNRHSADQIVKKLRDADAMLAAGKSVGEVLQALEISEPTLSRWRAQYGGMKKEEAKRLKQLEDENQRLKKLVAEQALDIQMLKEITRGN from the coding sequence ATGACGAGAAAGCGAAATCGGCATTCGGCCGACCAGATTGTGAAGAAGCTACGAGACGCCGATGCAATGCTGGCTGCGGGCAAGAGTGTCGGCGAGGTACTACAGGCCCTCGAGATCAGCGAACCGACCTTGTCCCGTTGGAGAGCCCAATACGGGGGCATGAAGAAAGAGGAAGCCAAGCGGCTGAAGCAACTTGAGGATGAGAACCAACGACTGAAGAAGTTGGTTGCCGAGCAAGCACTGGACATCCAAATGCTGAAGGAGATCACTAGGGGAAACTGA
- a CDS encoding alpha/beta fold hydrolase, protein MDTTQWQRANSDRLKSPTGWLALAAHLWLDHHWMDIGGDPSFPGHLGSDAPSDLHVQAMTIENEVRVRTRSQHTLKMQQSTRANSADAIAESESSIRDLPAMESASLKLPLGLDADCPDVLILADRYRLQAVRRNGRVALRVRDPESSTIQEFPGKFWFPIDAYYRVSATFTPYPESKWVTQANSKGEQAGVEQVGEIAFELDGLSVQWIVQAESDDEHLIVFRDAMCGQGAYPACRFLNFSVPDLHGKAEGTVQLDFNRSYNPPCAFSPHTLCPLPPDSNKVNFAIPVGERYATRNERLQRMQKVMGKLPEPSRIVPLDVEWGERKSMDGYDRIHLTYASEAGDRVPAWLLIPHGVQRAPAMLCLHQTIAIGKDEPVGLGEQESKRQALHLVRRGYVCLAPDYPSFGEYRFDFQRAFLEGRFESGTMKSIWNNMRAVDLLCSLPEVDAERIGVIGHSLGGHNSLFTAAFDSRLKVAVTSCGFCSFRKYYGGNLKGWTSDRYMPKIASVYQNDPQRVPFDFDDVLISIFPRAIYVMAPLHDANFDVTGVKDVLAKVEPVYEQANAREKLKAAFPDAAHEWPADQRDAAYAFIDAILKR, encoded by the coding sequence ATGGATACCACCCAATGGCAGCGAGCGAACAGCGATCGTTTGAAATCCCCCACCGGTTGGCTCGCTTTAGCCGCTCATCTTTGGCTTGATCATCATTGGATGGACATTGGAGGGGACCCATCCTTTCCTGGCCACCTAGGGAGCGATGCCCCCTCCGATCTTCATGTTCAGGCGATGACGATCGAAAATGAAGTTCGCGTGCGGACTCGCTCCCAGCACACACTCAAAATGCAGCAGTCGACTCGCGCGAATTCCGCTGATGCCATTGCGGAATCCGAATCCAGTATCCGCGATCTCCCAGCCATGGAATCAGCCTCGCTCAAGCTTCCGCTCGGTCTCGATGCGGATTGCCCCGATGTACTTATCCTAGCCGACCGTTATCGCCTGCAAGCGGTTCGACGCAACGGACGAGTTGCTCTCCGAGTGCGGGATCCGGAATCCTCGACGATCCAAGAGTTTCCTGGAAAGTTCTGGTTCCCAATCGATGCATACTACCGTGTTTCCGCGACGTTCACTCCTTATCCTGAGAGCAAGTGGGTCACTCAGGCAAATTCGAAAGGGGAGCAAGCGGGAGTGGAGCAAGTGGGCGAGATTGCATTCGAACTCGACGGGCTTTCGGTGCAATGGATTGTTCAAGCCGAAAGCGACGATGAGCATTTGATCGTTTTTCGTGACGCTATGTGCGGCCAAGGCGCCTATCCAGCGTGTCGATTCCTCAACTTCTCTGTTCCCGATCTCCATGGCAAAGCGGAGGGAACGGTCCAGCTCGATTTCAATCGCTCCTACAATCCGCCTTGCGCGTTCTCGCCACACACCCTTTGCCCGTTGCCTCCGGACTCCAATAAAGTCAATTTCGCGATCCCGGTGGGGGAACGATATGCAACCCGAAACGAACGATTGCAGCGAATGCAGAAGGTCATGGGGAAACTACCCGAACCCTCACGGATTGTCCCGCTCGACGTGGAGTGGGGAGAGCGAAAGTCGATGGATGGGTACGACCGCATTCATCTGACTTATGCCTCCGAAGCAGGAGACCGAGTCCCGGCATGGCTATTGATTCCGCATGGAGTCCAGCGTGCGCCCGCCATGCTTTGCCTCCACCAAACCATCGCGATTGGAAAAGATGAACCTGTTGGGCTGGGAGAGCAGGAAAGCAAAAGGCAAGCTCTTCATCTCGTTCGGCGAGGTTACGTTTGTTTGGCTCCGGATTATCCGAGCTTTGGCGAATATCGATTTGATTTTCAGCGAGCCTTTCTAGAGGGTCGTTTCGAGAGCGGAACGATGAAATCCATTTGGAATAACATGCGTGCCGTCGATCTCCTCTGTTCGTTGCCCGAGGTAGACGCCGAGCGAATCGGTGTCATCGGGCATTCGCTCGGAGGGCATAACTCTTTGTTCACCGCCGCCTTTGACAGCAGGTTGAAGGTTGCTGTAACCAGCTGCGGTTTTTGCAGTTTCAGAAAATACTACGGTGGAAATCTAAAGGGCTGGACCAGCGATCGCTACATGCCGAAAATCGCATCGGTTTACCAAAACGATCCGCAGCGCGTTCCGTTCGATTTCGACGACGTACTCATCTCCATCTTCCCTCGAGCGATCTATGTGATGGCACCCTTGCATGACGCGAATTTCGATGTCACCGGCGTCAAGGATGTGCTCGCGAAAGTGGAGCCGGTTTACGAGCAGGCGAACGCACGCGAGAAATTGAAGGCAGCTTTTCCGGACGCAGCCCACGAATGGCCCGCGGATCAACGCGATGCCGCTTACGCATTCATTGACGCGATCCTCAAACGCTAG
- a CDS encoding DUF1598 domain-containing protein codes for MVRTFAVGSRDDFESATFWGHECDSSVARPPRRRPLGSTVLLWGACLVWTAIGASVSSSQEPPGSPQRYRSVSSEERISMLESLREASATLPSSTGNGDANPDLRAAPGGGASLANYDDLIRLIESTIDGDWLINGGTSTIVPYRNGVRISTEGLIERIGPVEHDAAIAKAKRIGRMRWDALGDWQKPSDLRWVSLHEVDRLVDSLRKKGRLGKLELELLGGIVRIDYLAWDSDSNEWLIGGPAGSLVPNVDGELVHEQLRLPPVLLEDLITIAPHVLSGGGEFGCSIDPDTKRLQQAYEYAMQPGAQRSLQRTPDRWIENWRKLLGEQNTTIVGLPADSPTAFALLKADVEMKMMGLGLEPLPPTLRSYWHETEFLQSRSPNGLVRWWYTLHTNKIPYDSQQAVYKISVQNVKVLSESQFINEQGDRVVSNLPDIAADAFATHFTKKHEEIQRHSVVQARLRHILDLAVVMELIRNEMMKERGAPFLCLHDLAIQPHMPRTPLRIQSIASTHQAKDGTRYAVVSGGVAIRTLGLAKRLSLGTNLQAVTVERNLNSKSPFWREDIGSNR; via the coding sequence ATGGTACGCACATTCGCTGTCGGCTCCCGGGACGATTTTGAATCCGCAACGTTTTGGGGACATGAGTGCGATAGCTCTGTCGCGAGACCACCTCGACGGCGTCCCCTTGGGTCGACAGTGCTTCTGTGGGGTGCTTGCTTGGTTTGGACAGCGATCGGTGCGTCGGTGTCCAGTTCGCAAGAGCCGCCTGGCTCGCCTCAACGCTACCGTTCCGTATCGTCCGAAGAGCGGATTTCGATGCTCGAATCTCTGCGAGAGGCGTCGGCGACACTTCCATCGAGTACCGGAAATGGCGACGCAAATCCGGACTTGCGGGCGGCGCCTGGGGGCGGTGCTTCGCTCGCCAACTACGATGATCTGATCCGGCTTATTGAGTCGACCATCGACGGAGATTGGCTCATCAATGGGGGTACTTCCACGATTGTCCCCTATCGAAACGGAGTCCGAATCTCCACCGAAGGATTGATCGAGCGGATTGGACCTGTGGAGCACGATGCAGCAATAGCCAAAGCCAAGCGCATCGGTCGCATGCGGTGGGATGCGCTCGGTGATTGGCAGAAACCCTCCGACCTCCGTTGGGTTTCGCTGCATGAAGTCGACCGATTGGTCGACAGCCTGCGAAAAAAAGGACGACTTGGCAAACTCGAGCTGGAATTGCTCGGCGGAATCGTTCGCATCGACTACCTGGCATGGGATTCCGACTCGAACGAATGGCTCATCGGGGGTCCCGCTGGCAGTCTTGTCCCCAACGTAGACGGGGAATTGGTTCATGAGCAATTGCGGCTTCCTCCTGTCCTTCTCGAAGACTTGATCACCATTGCACCGCATGTGCTCAGCGGTGGAGGTGAGTTTGGATGCTCCATCGACCCGGACACGAAGAGGCTCCAACAAGCCTACGAGTATGCGATGCAACCAGGGGCTCAACGCTCGTTGCAACGGACTCCCGATCGATGGATCGAGAACTGGCGCAAGCTTTTGGGGGAGCAGAATACAACGATCGTAGGGCTGCCCGCCGATTCACCTACTGCCTTCGCGCTTCTCAAGGCCGATGTGGAGATGAAGATGATGGGACTCGGGCTCGAACCGTTACCTCCCACACTGCGATCCTATTGGCACGAAACAGAATTCTTGCAATCCAGATCTCCAAACGGACTGGTTCGATGGTGGTACACGCTTCATACCAACAAGATTCCCTATGATTCCCAACAAGCCGTTTACAAGATTTCGGTTCAGAATGTGAAAGTGTTGAGCGAATCGCAGTTCATCAACGAGCAGGGAGATCGCGTCGTATCCAATTTGCCCGATATTGCCGCTGACGCATTCGCGACTCACTTCACGAAGAAACACGAAGAGATCCAACGTCACTCGGTCGTCCAAGCGAGATTGAGACACATTCTGGATCTGGCCGTCGTCATGGAGCTGATTCGAAATGAGATGATGAAAGAACGCGGTGCGCCTTTCCTATGCCTTCACGATTTGGCGATCCAACCTCACATGCCGCGCACGCCGCTTCGAATTCAGTCAATTGCGTCCACGCATCAAGCGAAAGACGGCACCCGCTACGCCGTCGTCAGCGGCGGCGTAGCGATTCGAACCTTAGGCCTTGCGAAACGACTGTCTCTTGGTACGAATCTGCAAGCGGTAACGGTCGAACGGAATCTGAATTCAAAATCGCCGTTTTGGCGTGAAGACATCGGATCGAATCGTTAA